The nucleotide window AACGCCCTGACCTATCACACGGAGCGGACAGTCACCTTCACCTACATGATGGTGGTCTTCATCTGGGTGTCCGGCCTCACGCTGGGCCTGCTGCCAGCACTCGGCTGGAACTGCCTAAGGGACGAGACGAGCTGCAGCATCTGTCGGCCCGTCACCAAAAACAACGCCGTGGCGCTCGCCGTCACCTTCCTCTTGGTCTTCGCCCTGATGATGCAGCTTTACCTCCAAATCTGCAAGATCGCGTTCCGCCACGCCCAACAGATCGCGGTGCAGCACCAGTTCTTGGCCATCTCGACCACCAAAGGGGTCTCCACGCTGTCGGCCATCCTGTGTGCCTTCGGGGCGTGCTGGCTGCCGTTTGCCATGTACTCCATCGTGGCGGACTCCAGCTATCCCATGATATACACGTACGCCACAGTCCTTCCGGCCACCTGCTGCTCAGTGATCAACCCCATCATCTATGCGTTCCGAAACCCCGACATCCAGAAGTCGCTGTGGATGGCGTGCTGCGGGTGCGTCCCGTCCAACCTCTCGCTGAGACCCAGGACCTCCAGTGACGTGTAGCAAGGAACAGTTCAGAGTGTGAGCGGTAAAGACGGAGGCCGTGGGGCTGACGGCGAGCACAGAGCTGGAACGCCACACCGGCCGATCAGCGAGGGGACGGGAGGTCCGAGGAAACCACGTCCTGGAGGAGTGGTGGAGGTGAGGCCGACCGCGGTCTCCTCAATGGTGCCAACTTCTTAAAAGTAGCATAcaagtgaggaagaggagaacttGAGCTTCAGCGGATGGTTATGCAATCACTATTTGTTTTCACTGctgtgtttaaagaaaaaaaatgatcaagctaAAATCACAAACTGAATAACCTTCAGCATATGTTCTTGTGATATTACAAAAGAGCCATGATCCCTTTATGAAAGAGAGTTTAAATGTATGTAGAAGAGTTTTTGAATTTCCCCAAAGCCAGAAGCAAAAATGTTCCTTTCCTCAAAGAttccaaaaccaaaaacatatcGGAAAATCCAGCACAGAATTCCCATATTTAGGCTGTCGTGTATCTACTCTGTGTTGGGAGAGAAAAACAAGCTGAGTGTGAAGCTGCTTGCTGaattcagcaccacggacagctcccctgcagagagctgctggCTCTGCTGTGTGTGCTGGGGGGTTGCATGGGAAAGTGGGCTGTTCTCTACACCAGGACTGTAGGCCCTCCTCCGCATTTGGCCCCGCCCCNNNNNNNNNNNNNNNNNNNNNNNNNNNNNNNNNNNNNNNNNNNNNNNNNNNNNNNNNNNNNNNNNNNNNNNNNNNNNNNNNNNNNNNNNNNNNNNNNNNNNNNNNNNNNNNNNNNNNNNNNNNNNNNNNNNNNNNNNNNNNNNNNNNNNNNNNNNNNNNNNNNNNNNNNNNNNNNNNNNNNNNNNNNNNNNNNNNNNNNNNNNNNNNNNNNNNNNNNNNNNNNNNNNNNNNNNNNNNNNNNNNNNNNNNNNNNNNNNNNNNNNNNNNNNNNNNNNNNNNNNNNNNNNNNNNNNNNNNNNNNNNNNNNNNNNNNNNNNNNNNNNNNNNNNNNNNNNNNNNNNNNNNNNNNNNNNNNNNNNNNNNNNNNNNNNNNNNNNNNNNNNNNNNNNNNNNNNNNNNNNNNNNNNNNNNNNNNNNNNNNNNNNNNNNNNNNNNNNNNNNNNNNNNNNNNNNNNNNNNNNNNNNNNNNNNNNNNNNNNNNNNNNNNNNNNNNNNNNNNNNNNNNNNNNNNNNNNNNNNNNNNNNNNNNNNNNNNNNNNNNNNNNNNNNNNNNNNNNNNNNNNNNNNNNNNNNNNNNNNNNNNNNNNNNNNNNNNNNNNNNNNNNNNNNNNNNNNNNNNNNNNNNNNNNNNNNNNNNNNNNNNNNNNNNNNNNNNNNNNNNNNNNNNNNNNNNNNNNNNNNNNNNNNNNNNNNNNNNNNNNNNNNNNNNNNNNNNNNNNNNNNNNNNNNNNNNNNNNNNNNNNNNNNNNNNNNNNNNNNNNNNNNNNNNNNNNNNNNNNNNNNNNNNNNNNNNNNNNNNNNNNNNNNNNNNNNNNNNNNNNNNNNNNNNNNNNNNNNNNNNNNNNNNNNNNNNNNNNNNNNNNNNNNNNNNNNNNNNNNNNNNNNNNNNNNNNNNNNNNNNNNNNNNNNNNNNNNNNNNNNNNNNNNNNNNNNNTATATATATATCCTCAATCCGACCCATTAAGACTCTTTTCAAGAAAAAGTCTTAGAATGAAAGCTAAATTTtatataaagctttttttttctaaaatgtgtttgggtcaaattgacccgatttcaagtgtgaaaatgtgtcacaatataagggttaagtCATGACCCCTTTGTTTTGGACACTTTTTGGGATGTAgaagtttaaccctttagctccagtgttgatattctttgatttactgaacCTTTTCAACTCTTAACATGATtattccagaagattctgaaggaaaaaagcggttaacagttaaaaagtaaCATCACGTTAAGGATTTTTGTCTTTAGCCGTCTAAATTAACGTCTCCACTTACAGCAGTTGTTTCACACACCTCGATGAAGCGGTGCAGCTCTCCCCTCCCCCCGAGGCCACCCCTCCCCCATCCGAAGGCTTGCCAGGTTAATGAGAAGCGAGAAAGGCGAGGTGACACGGCGTGAAATAGAGCCGCCAGACGAGACGTGCTTTAACTTTGGGTCAGGTCTGGCACACGGCCCCTTCAGGGTAcagtttaaaagaataaaaaaatgcaagttaaATACTTTTAACATCTGGGAGCTGACCTGATCTTTACAGGAATTATTTCCAACCTCCTCTACAGTCGGTCTACAGAGATGGTCTTGACTCCTGCTTAGTGAGCGTCTCCATGACTAAGCTATTCTAGGATATGTGTCCATGTGGGAGCTTTTTATGGCAGTGGGAAAGTCATGTATGAAGACAATGTCCtgtcacttcaaaataaaagcgtggGAGTCAACAGAGCAATGACAGGGAGTCTCTACAGATTTAACATGTTTGAGAATATAACTTGGATTAATTTTTTCTAATACTTATAATTTGCTGCACTAAATTCCATCAAACATCTTTCATGTGTTCCATTTTTCCGGTTAGAGGCGGAGCTAAAACATTCCATGGGGGGGGGATACGTATAcacaaaaaatagctaaaataggTCATTTAGGGCCTcaagatttcatttaaaatattgcttttgtcatttttgtagtGTTTAAAGAAGCCGATATTGattatttcttaatatttgccaacaataacacaaaaattGATTCAAAAATGGGGGTCCTCCGTCccgttttagtctttttttggcCCTAAATCCATCAACTGCTGTGCATAAAAGGGCGCAATCAATGACACATAGAAATGATTTAtcagtaac belongs to Oryzias melastigma strain HK-1 linkage group LG18, ASM292280v2, whole genome shotgun sequence and includes:
- the gpr185b gene encoding G-protein coupled receptor 12, with protein sequence MILSLAAAAAMSSGSGGSFNSSPLDPFDSSTSWSLGEDFSNSSSEPFARTVTPDYQPAATAVAVQEVSPWDIALCVTGTLISCENALVIAILFYTPTLRAPMFILIGSLAVADLLAGLGLILNFVFTYLIDNSLEFVTLLSVGLLISAFSASVFNILAITVDRYLSLYNALTYHTERTVTFTYMMVVFIWVSGLTLGLLPALGWNCLRDETSCSICRPVTKNNAVALAVTFLLVFALMMQLYLQICKIAFRHAQQIAVQHQFLAISTTKGVSTLSAILCAFGACWLPFAMYSIVADSSYPMIYTYATVLPATCCSVINPIIYAFRNPDIQKSLWMACCGCVPSNLSLRPRTSSDV